In Nitrospirota bacterium, a single genomic region encodes these proteins:
- a CDS encoding KilA-N domain-containing protein gives MDKVTVLGAAIAYYQKNEQDYISLTDMVKNFGDDTMIYSWMRNRNTLEFIGIWEELHNPRFNSNEFVTFKSQAGLNSFNLTPRKWIDATQAIGFFSKSGRYGGGTFAHRDIAFEFASWLSPQFKLYLIMEFQRLKDEERKQLGWDIRRNLTKINYRIHTDAVKENLIPPKLTLRQTDLIYASEADVLNMALFGMTAQQWRDSHPGQKGNIRDYANVSQLVCLSNLENLNALFIQEKTPQAERLCKLNQIAIQQMRLLTNDTGIRRLEAGNK, from the coding sequence ATGGATAAAGTAACGGTTCTCGGAGCAGCAATCGCCTATTATCAGAAAAACGAACAGGATTATATTTCGTTGACAGATATGGTCAAAAACTTTGGTGATGATACGATGATTTATAGCTGGATGCGTAATCGCAACACCTTGGAGTTCATAGGAATATGGGAGGAATTGCACAACCCGCGTTTTAACAGTAACGAATTCGTAACCTTTAAAAGCCAAGCTGGTCTGAATAGTTTTAATCTGACGCCGCGTAAATGGATTGATGCAACACAGGCCATCGGGTTTTTCTCAAAATCAGGACGTTATGGTGGGGGAACATTTGCCCATCGTGATATTGCCTTTGAATTTGCCTCGTGGTTATCCCCGCAGTTTAAGCTGTACCTTATCATGGAGTTCCAGCGCCTAAAGGACGAAGAGCGGAAGCAACTGGGCTGGGATATCCGGCGGAATCTGACCAAAATAAACTACCGGATTCATACCGATGCCGTCAAGGAGAACTTGATCCCGCCGAAACTCACTCTGCGCCAGACGGACCTGATCTACGCCTCGGAGGCGGATGTCCTGAACATGGCTCTATTCGGCATGACCGCCCAGCAATGGCGCGACAGCCATCCGGGCCAGAAGGGCAATATTCGAGACTACGCGAATGTGTCGCAGCTCGTTTGCCTCTCTAATCTGGAAAATCTCAATGCCCTTTTCATCCAGGAAAAGACACCACAGGCAGAGCGGCTCTGCAAGTTGAACCAGATCGCAATCCAGCAGATGAGGCTTCTGACAAACGACACAGGAATCAGGCGCCTTGAAGCGGGGAACAAATAA
- a CDS encoding site-specific DNA-methyltransferase: MQDIWDDLNSINSQAKEAAGYATQKPEALLERIIKASSNEGDLVADFFCGSGTTAAVAEKLGRKWIVSDLGKFAIHTTRKRLIGVQRQLKAEGKDYRAFEILNLGKYERQHYIGVNPNLREAEQQKQLAEKEAAFVDLILRAYRAEKTDGFATFHGKKAGRLVAVGPVNLPVTRLFVEEVILECRQKHITRVDILGFEFEMGLFPNVLDEARAKGIDIAPKYIPAEVFDKRAVEKNQVVFHDVAAIEVKPHIKKNSVAVELTDFSVFYSQDSIANAEATLKDKASKIVVEKGQIVKVSKNAKGIVSREVLTKKWTDWIDYWSVDFNFESKREIVRVKNDPSTSSGQGGEWEERWTGDYIFENEWQSFRTRKNRSLELTSVFHECPPGRRKMAVKVVDIFGNDTMTIVEVTVGGKK, translated from the coding sequence GTGCAAGACATTTGGGATGACCTGAACTCTATAAACTCTCAGGCAAAGGAAGCTGCTGGCTACGCCACCCAAAAGCCCGAAGCCCTGCTCGAACGGATCATCAAAGCTTCCTCCAACGAAGGTGATCTCGTCGCAGACTTCTTCTGCGGCTCCGGCACCACCGCCGCTGTGGCTGAGAAATTGGGGCGCAAGTGGATCGTCAGCGACCTGGGCAAGTTTGCCATCCACACCACTCGCAAGCGGCTGATCGGCGTTCAGCGGCAGTTGAAAGCCGAAGGCAAGGACTACCGCGCCTTTGAGATCCTCAACCTGGGCAAGTACGAGCGCCAGCATTACATCGGCGTCAACCCCAACCTGCGCGAGGCGGAACAGCAAAAGCAACTGGCGGAAAAGGAAGCCGCTTTCGTTGACCTGATCCTGCGCGCCTACCGCGCCGAAAAGACCGACGGCTTTGCCACCTTCCATGGCAAGAAGGCCGGGCGGCTGGTGGCGGTGGGACCGGTCAACCTGCCGGTGACGCGCCTGTTCGTGGAAGAGGTGATTCTGGAATGCCGTCAGAAGCACATCACTCGCGTGGACATACTGGGTTTCGAATTCGAGATGGGGCTCTTTCCCAATGTGCTGGACGAAGCCCGCGCCAAGGGCATTGACATCGCCCCCAAGTACATCCCTGCCGAGGTGTTCGACAAGCGGGCGGTGGAAAAGAATCAGGTGGTCTTTCACGATGTAGCGGCTATCGAGGTCAAGCCGCACATCAAGAAGAACAGTGTGGCGGTGGAGCTGACCGACTTTTCAGTCTTTTATTCTCAGGATTCAATCGCCAACGCGGAGGCGACGCTCAAGGACAAGGCCAGCAAGATAGTGGTGGAGAAGGGGCAGATCGTGAAGGTGAGCAAGAACGCTAAGGGCATCGTCAGCCGCGAGGTGCTCACAAAAAAGTGGACAGACTGGATTGATTACTGGTCGGTAGATTTCAACTTTGAGAGCAAGCGCGAGATCGTGCGCGTGAAGAACGACCCTTCGACAAGCTCAGGGCAGGGCGGCGAATGGGAAGAGCGCTGGACCGGGGATTACATCTTTGAAAACGAGTGGCAATCCTTCCGCACCAGGAAGAACCGCTCGCTGGAACTGACCAGCGTCTTTCACGAATGCCCTCCGGGGCGGCGCAAGATGGCGGTCAAGGTGGTGGACATCTTCGGCAACGACACGATGACCATTGTTGAAGTGACCGTGGGAGGTAAGAAATAA
- a CDS encoding SEC-C domain-containing protein, translated as MDLCPCGSNIAYAECCRPLIKAERPALTAEQLMRSRYSAYVKKEMGYIFTSLHPDFRSDYDEKSTRDWAESAEWHAFEILETKKGGPADEVGQVEFIVTFTDDGIKKEHRELSSFRKQDGIGVTPRNECRSYTKRAGLFNRAKEPYRAINAILTRCQVFPCKTFGMT; from the coding sequence ATGGATCTCTGCCCCTGCGGTTCTAATATCGCTTATGCTGAATGCTGCCGGCCTTTGATAAAGGCAGAGCGGCCTGCATTAACCGCTGAACAACTTATGCGTTCTCGGTACAGCGCATACGTCAAAAAAGAGATGGGGTATATCTTTACATCCCTCCATCCCGATTTCCGGTCGGACTATGACGAAAAAAGCACCCGGGACTGGGCAGAGAGTGCAGAGTGGCATGCCTTTGAGATCCTGGAAACAAAGAAAGGCGGCCCCGCAGATGAAGTCGGCCAGGTTGAATTTATCGTAACCTTTACAGATGATGGGATAAAAAAAGAACACCGGGAATTGTCTTCGTTCAGGAAGCAGGACGGGATTGGCGTTACTCCCAGAAACGAATGCAGGAGCTATACGAAGAGGGCAGGATTGTTCAACCGAGCGAAGGAGCCGTACCGCGCTATAAACGCTATCTTGACGAGATGCCAGGTGTTCCCGTGCAAGACATTTGGGATGACCTGA